A stretch of DNA from Maridesulfovibrio sp.:
GATCAGCGAAGCCGGTCTTGAGTACACCCTCAACCCCCGGCTGGTTCGCGGACTCGACTACTACCAGCGGACAGCCTTCGAAGTCACCTCCGGCGATATCGGAGCTCAGACAGCTGTGGCCGGAGGAGGTCGTTACGACGGACTGGTGGAGAGCCTCGGCGGTCCCAAACAGGTCCCGGCCATCGGCTTTGCCTGCGGCATGGAACGTCTGGCCCTGCTGCTGGACGGAACATTCGAAGCGGAAAACGATTTTTACGTAGCCCTGGCGGACGAAAGGGCAGCCCAAAACGCACTGCTCTTTGCGGAGAAACTGCGCAATAACGGGCAGAAAGGCGAAGCGGCTTTCAGTGCCAAAAGCATGAAGGCACACCTGCGCTACGCCAACAAGATAAACGCACGCAGATGTTTCATCTTCGGCGCGGATGAATTCGAAAACGGAACGGTCACTGTCAAGGACATGGCCGAAGGCGGGGAGCAGACAACCATGCCCTTCGATGAATATTTCAAATAATACCGGGAGAGACAAAAATGTCCGAACAGATTGAAGAACGCGATTATGACGAATACCGAGTGATCGAATCGCTCGGGGGATGGAAGCGCACCCACACCTGCAACGACCTTACCGCCGCCAATCTCGGTGACCAGGTCCTGCTCATGGGCTGGGTCCAGTTTCGCCGTGACCACGGCGGGCTGATTTTCATAGACCTGCGTGACCGTGAAGGTCTGACTCAGGTTGTTTTCAGCCCCGAACACAGCTCCGAAGCGCACGAACGCGCCCATGCCATCCGTTCCGAATACGTTGTGGCCATCAAGGGCCAGGTTCGCGAACGCCCCGAAGGCATGCGCAATGCCAACCTCAAAACCGGCGAAATCGAAATCGTCGTTGACGAATGGAAGCTGCTCAACACTTCGGACACTCCTCCGTTCGCAATTGAGGACCGCATTGAAGCATCCGAAATGCTGCGCCTCAAATACCGCTTTCTGGACCTGCGCCGTCCCGGACTGGCCAAGAATTTCATCCTGCGCAACAAGGCTGCACAGTCAGTACGCCGCTATCTTGACGGCCTAGGATTCCTTGAAGTGGAAACTCCGGTACTGACCAAATCCACCCCTGAAGGCGCTCGCGACTTTCTGGTTCCCAGCCGTTTGAACAACGGCGAATTCTACGCCCTGCCCCAGTCCCCGCAGCTTTTCAAGCAGATGCTCATGGTTTCAGGTCTGGACCGTTATTTCCAGATCGTGAAATGCTTCCGCGATGAAGACCTGCGTGCCGACCGTCAGCCGGAATTCACCCAGATTGATATTGAAATGAGCTTCGTGGACGAAGAACAGGTCATGAGTATGGCCGAAGAAATGGTCCGCACCGTGTTCCGGGAAACCATCGGCAAAAACCTGCCTGCAGAATTTCCCCGCATGACCTACTCAGATGCCATGCGCGACTACGGCTGCGACAAGCCGGACGTGCGTTTTGACCTGAAACTGCAGGAAGCTTCTGATATTTTCCGCGGCTCCGACTTCAAGGTCTTCGGCGGCGCTGAACTGGTCAAGGTCCTGCGCGTTCCCGCCGGAGCGGAACTCTCCCGCAAGGAAATAGACGAGTACACAAAATTCGTTGAAATTTATGGTTCCAAGGGTCTGGCCTGGATCAAGGTCAAGGAAGACGGCGGCTGGCAGTCTCCCATCGTAAAATTCTTCAGCGAAGAGGAATGCTCCAAGCTCAAGGAACTCACTTCCTGCGAACCCGGAGATATTCTCTTCTTCCAGGCCGGAGCAGCGGACATCGTCAACGCCGCACTGGCCGCACTGCGCCTCAAACTGGGTGAACGTTTCGGACTCATCGACGAATCCGAATTCGCTCCGCTCTGGGTAACGGACTTCCCGCTGCTTGAGTACAACCCCGATGAAAAAAGGTATGTGGCCCGCCACCATCCCTTTACCTCCCCGCAGGAAGGGCAGATCGATCAGATAACCGACAAGCCGGATGAAGCCCTTGCCCGCGCATACGACATCGTCCTGAACGGTTATGAAGTCGGCGGCGGCTCCATCCGTATCCACACTCCGGAAATGCAGCAGAAAATGTTTGCTGCCCTCGGAATAGGAGAAGAGGAAGCCCGCGCTAAATTCGGATTCCTCATGGACGCGCTGAAATTCGGAGCACCCCCGCACGGCGGTATTGCCTTTGGTCTGGACAGACTTATTATGATCCTGTGCGGAGCAAAATCCATCAGGGACGTAATAGCCTTCCCCAAAACCCAGAAGGCCACCTGTCTGATGACCGAAGCACCCTCCGAAGTCGCCAGCACACAGCTGCGTGAACTGGGAATCAGGGTCCGCGAAAAGAAAGAACTTTAGTCGAGTATTTGTCTGGGCTCCGCCCCAAGGAAAGGCAAAGCCTCATTGGAAATATGGTTATTACCATAGCTCAGCAACGCTTTTGATTTAAGAGGCGGCTTTCAATGCAGTTGCCTTAAACCCTTAGGGATTCCAAAGGGGATTATCCCCTTTGGCCGCCGGCGGCAAAATCAAAAGATCAAAAGCGCGAAGCGCACAAATAATAACAAGAACAAATCCGGCAGGTTCGGCTGGCAACAGGCTTACCGAACCTGCCTATATGTAAAGACCGGACAGCATTGCACGAGCAAGCTTCCGGGTATGCGTAAAGCGGATATACGCGCCATTTAATCGAAGGGTTCCGGGGAACCGGGTCCGGGGCCTTTAAGGAAATTTTTATGAAACTTGAACTTGTCAAATACCCCGCACCGTCCTTGAAAGAGGTCTGTGAAAGGATTGAAGAACTTACTCCCGAACTGCGGGAGATAATCGACAATATGGTCGAGACCATGTACGAAGATGACGGTGTAGGACTGGCCGCCCCGCAGGTCGGGCTGCAGAAACGTCTGATCGTGATAGATCCGTCCGGCCCCAAGGAACGTACGGACCTTCAGGTCATCATCAATCCCGAAATCATCTCCAGCGAAGGCTCGATTGATTCCGAGGAAAGCTGCCTCTCATGTCCCTCTTTCCGCTGCGTCATCAAACGCGCAGAAAAAGTTGTCGTCACCGGAACTGATCTTGACGGCAACGAACTGAGAATTGAAGCCGATGATTTCAAGGCCATAGTTCTGCAGCATGAAATAGACCACCTTGACGGAACCCTCATTGTTGACAGGGTAGGCCGCCTCAAACGCGCAATGTACGACAAGAAGATCAAGAAATGGCAGAAAAACGCTGGCGAATAGTTTTCATGGGTACACCGGACTTCGCGTCCACCATTCTCGAATATCTCGTGGAATGGGACGGATGCGAGGTTGTGGCGGCTTACACACAGCCTGACCGCCCCTGCGGACGCGGTCAGAAGATGCGCCCGTCCCCGGTAAAGGAAGTGGCTCTCAAAAATGAAATTCCGGTATTCCAGCCGGTTAATTTCAAGGACGAGAAGGACGTTGAAGTATTGCGCGCGCTTGCGCCGGACTTTCTGGTAGTGGCCGCATACGGACTCATTCTTCCGCAGTCCGTGCTTGATGTTCCGGCCATCATGCCTCTTAACGTGCATGCCTCCCTGCTCCCGAAATACCGGGGAGCGGCCCCCATCCACCGGGCGGTGGCAAACGGGGAACACGCAACCGGCATAACCATCATGAAGATGGAAGCCGGGCTTGATACAGGTCCTATCCTTGTTCAGCAGGCTCTCGGCATCGCCTGGGACGACTACACCGGCAAAATCCACGATGAACTCGCGGCCATGGGCGGCCCGTTGGTCATGGAAACCCTGCTCCGCTACGAAAACAAGCACCTCATCATCATGGAACAGGATGATGAGATAGCAACGTATGCCTCCAAACTTTCCAAGGAAGAAGGTTTGATAGACTGGACCAAGGACGCCAAGGCCGTCCATAACCAGATCAGGGGCATGCACCCGTGGCCCGGTGCTTATTTTTTCTGGACTCCGGAAGAGGGCAAGGATCCGATCAGACTGGTCCTTACCCCGGGCAAGCCCGGAGACATGGAGTCCGGCGACAACGCTCCCGGAACCATTGTCGGTGAATTTGAAGGAATGCTGGGCATCGCCTGCGCGGACAAACTCTACCTCGCATCCGGTGTTAAACCGGCAGGTAAGAAGGAAATGGACGGCAAGGCATTCATATGCGGATATATGGGCAGATGCTCATAAACTTCCTGCGGAAAACACCATGCGTCCGCGGCTTTGCTGCCGCTTTTTATTGAAGGGGACACTCCCTTGCTTCGGCCAAGCGACTTAATCTGATTCAGGAACAAACGTGAGCATAGAAAAAGATTCCAAAAAACGCCTTTTCATCGGTCTGATAACAGGAACCTGCGCCCTGCTCTGCTTTTTTCTGGGCCTGCTCTGGTACGTCCCCTATGTGGGACTGGATTCTTTCGGGAGCTGGGCAACATGGGTATGGGGAATTATCATCTTCATGCTCATCATGCTTGTCGGCTGGGCCTATGCAGGACTGCTGGCAAACGTCGTGCTTGGCCGGACCTTTCCTTTTTCCAAAAAGGCACGCGGTCTGACCGTAAAGCTCTTCCTGCCGCTGATGACTATTCTGGGACGCATATTCGGCCTTTCCAAACGGAAAATCCGGTCCTCTTTCATCAAGGTCAACAACGAGCTGGTGCTTTCGGAAGCAGGCCACTTTGACCCGGACAAGATCATGATCCTGACCCCGCACTGCCTGCAATCCAGCCGCTGCGACATGCGCCTGACCTACGATGTGGACAACTGCAAACGCTGCGGACTGTGCACAATCAAGGGATTGCTGGACCTGCGGGACAAATACGGCGTGCATTTCGCTGTTGCCACCGGCGGCACCATTGCCAGACGTCTGGTTGTCCAGAAACGTCCGCGCATGATCATAGCCATTGCCTGTGAGCGCGATCTCTCAAGCGGTATTCAGGATACCTACCCGCTCCCGGTTTACGGCGTGCTCAACGAACGGCCCAACGGTCCCTGCCTCGATACCATGGTATCCCTTGCGGCAGTTGAAGATGCCCTGCGCCGGTTCATAAAAGAAGACAAACTTCCGGCCGACGTTGACAAGAACGTGGCCCTTACACCCATTACCGGACGCTAGAGAAAACATATCCGATGAAGAAGCCGACCCTGCCCGGAACACGGGGACTCGCCTTTGAGTGTATAACCCGCACTCTGGATGGCAATGCCGATGCGCAGTCTGTGCTGGACAATATCCTGTCTGCCGCCGGACCGGACCAGCGAGACCGAGGCTTCATAACGGAAATATTTTACGGCTACCTGCGCACGCGCATCCGCCTGCTCTCCGTACTGAAATGTTTTCTTTCAAGACCGGAAGGACTTCCGGAACCGGTACTGAGGGTCCTGGGCATGGCCGCATATGAAATTCTGCATATGGATGTTCCGGCATACGCATCAGTAGACTGGGGCGTGGACTCTGCCAAAAGACTTTCCCGCGGAAAGCTCGGCGGGCTGGCAAACGCAGTGCTGCGCAAGGTTGCCAGGCTGGCCGATGACGGAGTTGACGAGGAGTTCTTCCGCCGCAATACGAAAACCGAGGCTGAGTTTCTCTCGGCCCGATACTCCTGTCCGGAATGGATCGTTGACCTGTGGGTAAAGGCTTATGGTCAGGAACAGGCAGAAATGTACCTCGAAGCACAGACTCTCCCGCCGGCAGCAGGATTCGTTCTGGATACCGGAGACAAGAAAGCAGCAGCAGTGGCCGCTTTGCTCATGAAAGAACAGGATTTCATTGAGACAGACGGACAGGCTTTCGCCTTTCCCTCCGGGCAGTTTCCGGAAGCGTTCAAAACCCTGAACAGGGGGACCCTGTTCCGCAGGAGCTATGCGGCAAGACAGGCGCTGGCTGCGCTTTCCCCGAAGGAATGGCCGGTTCCTGTATGGGACGGATGTTCGGGCCGCGGAGGCAAATCAAAATTTCTGGTTTCACAAGGGATTGCACCGGTCTTCGCCAGCGACCCGCACAAGGGCAGGATTTCGGCCCTGAAAAAGGACCTTGCGGATTTCCCGGCTTTCCGGGCATCCGCAATTGCGTCGCCACTAGCGAACAATTCGCTGGGAACAGCCCTGCTGGATGTTCCGTGCTCAGGACTCGGAGTTCTTGCCAGAAGGCCGGACACCAAATTCCGGCGCACTCCCGACGACCTTGCCTCTCTGGTTGTCCTGCAGTCACGCATTCTTGAAAACAGCTGGCGGACAGTTCGCACAAACGGACGGCTGGCCTATATAACCTGCACCCTGAACCCGGATGAAAATGAACGGCAGATAGCAACCTTTTTGCATCGACACAAAGACGCAAGACTGCTCAAGGAATGGACCACACCTCCGGATTCGGAACTGCGCGAGTTTTTCTACGCCGCCCTCATTGAAAAGATCTGATGTCCTTTTAATTCCGGAACTGATAAGGCGCTATCCTGAGCGCAAATTCTGGAGAAGGAAGATACGGACTACTGACCCTGAAGCTGCTTTTTCACGAAATCAAAAAATTTCTGAGCTTCCACATGATCCTTATTCAGGGACAGAGCCTTGGTCAGGTGATCGGCGCATTTTTCCAACATCCCTTTCTCAAAATAAGCTCTGGCGATATTGTAATGCAGGTTCTCATCCTGTGAACTCATCTGAAGAGCCCGCTGGTAATATTCTATGGCCTGGTCCTGCATGCCGCTCTTGCGCAGGTTTATACCGAATTCATTGAAAAGGTGCTTGTGCTCGGTCTGAAAGGCGGCGTCAAGATTTACAAGACGTTCAAAAATATCATTCGCCTTGGTGTTCTCACCACGCTCCATGTATGTAAGCCCCAGCCCGAAATTCGCCTTGACGTTCTCCTCGTCAACGTCCAGGGCATTCTGAAATTCAAATTCGGCGCTGTAGGTTGCCCCGGCCTGCCTTGCTTTTTCACCACGCTCAATGGAAGAACCCAACTCCTTGATCTTCGGATATACCGTTGAGACATAAAATTCCGGTTCCGGCGAATACTTGGAAAGGAACTCCTCCATATCCACAGCCGACTTGGGGCCTGCGGGAACATAACTTTTATTAAGGGCCTGCACTTCCACACTGCCGTCATCCAGTTCACGGACCATCCAGTACATTTTACTGATAGTCCTGCGCACAGTTGTGCCTGTGCCGATCTTCTGGACACTCTGGCTTGAAAAAACTCCCTGAATCTTCTCTCTGCCACTTACATTTTCTGCTGAAGCCATTTGCAATCCTTATCTTGATTACCGTAATTGAGCGACTATAGATAAATTTCTACTGAAACGCCAACAGCAAAATCAGGTTGCTGGATGACCGTTCCTCCCAGACAGCAACAGCAAAGTACATTTTCCAATTTTGTCCTTCATTTTTGTCGCACGAAGTTTTATCTTGGCTGTCTGCTGTACAGCAGATGAATAAGAGCTGACATGACAGTGAATAGTGACAAAAAAACGTTATTATTGTAAGCACTCATTTCTAACGTTTTTTGTAAATTCATACCAGAATGCCGTGGAAACGGGTCAGACCAGACGAGGGAAAAATGAACAAGACAAAAGTTGGGCAGCGCATCAAAACCTTCAGGGAAAAACAGGGACTCAGTATTGAGGATTTTTCGGAACGAACCGGACTGGGGCTGGAATTCCTTGGTGCGGTTGAAGAAAAGGACATGTATCCCTCGCTGGGCCCCCTGCTTAAAATTGCCAGGGCACTTGGTGTCCGCCTTGGAACTTTTCTGGACGACCATGTCAGCAAGGACCCGATCATCATAAAATTAGATGAGCGTGAAGAAGAATTTTCCATGCATTCCGATATGGAACACACGGCTTCCATGAAATATTTCTCTCTTGGAAAAGGGAAAAGCGACCGCCATATGGAACCGTTCTTCATTGAAATAGAGCCGGAAGATACGGAACCGAAACTCACCTCCCACGAAGGAGAGGAATTCATCATCGTTGTTTCGGGAAAACTCAAGGTGGTATACGGAAAAGAGGAAAGCGTGCTCCAGGCCGGAGACAGCGTTTACTTTAATTCCGTTGTTCCGCACTACGTAGCCGCACACGGCGAAAAGTGCGACATTTACGCAGTCCTCTACTTCCCGGAATAGGAAAGGCGGTTCCATGGAAAAATCACACCTCAGGGAGATTACTCTCGGCACACTGCTGGACGAGATAGTGGAAAACTATCCTGACAACGAAGCAGTTGTTTACGTTGACCGCGATTTCCGCCTCACCTACCGCGAATTCGGTGAACTTGTGGATGAACTGGCCATGGGACTCATGGCTCTGGGCATAAAGAAGGGCGAAAAGGTCGCAATCTGGGCAACCAACGTGCCTTACTGGGTTGCCCTGCAGTTTGCCACGGCCAAAATCGGGGCTATCCTGCTGACCGTAAACACCTTTTACCGCACTACCGAACTGGAATACCTGCTCAAACAGTCCGAATGCGAAAACCTGGTCATCATCGATGGCTTCCGGGAAATAGATTACCTTGAAACCGTGTATGATCTGGTCCCGGAACTGAAAACACAGGAACGCGGCTACCTGAAAAGCGCCAGATTTCCGGATCTCAAAAGAGTTTTCTTTCTGGGACAGGAAAAACACCGCGGAATGTATTCCATGGCCGAGGTCATCAACCTTTCCGCAGTTGTATCGGAAGAGGAATACCAGACCCGCCAGGACTCCCTTGATCCCCATGATGTGGTAAACATGCAGTACACTTCGGGAACAACAGGATTCCCCAAAGGTGTGCAGCTGACCCATTACAACATCGGAAACAACGGATTCTGGATCGGCGAAAACCAGGGTTTCCGACCGGGTGACCGGCTCTGTCTGCCTGTTCCCCTGTTTCACTGTTTCGGCTGTGTACTCGGAGTACTTGCCGCCATCAACCATGCCGCAACGCTGGTCATTCTCGAAGGATTCGACCCGCTGCTGGTCATGGCTTCCGTGGATCAGGAAAAATGCACCGCTGTTTACGGCGTTCCGACCATGTTCATCGCCATTCTCGACCACAAGATGTTCAACAGATTCGACTACTCTTCTCTGCGTACCGGAATCATGGCGGGCTCTCCGTGCCCGGTGGAAGTCATGAAGAAAGTCATGGACAAAATGAACATGAAGGACATCACTATCTGCTACGGGCTGACCGAGGGTTCCCCGGTGATGACCCAGACCAGAATGGAAGACGACATCAGACGCCGGACCGAAAGCGTGGGCCGGGCAATGCCGGAAATCGAAGTGGCCATATTCAACCCGGAAACGGGCAAGGAGTGTGAACACGGCGAAACAGGCGAAATCTGCTGCCGCGGCTACAACGTGATGAAAGGCTACTACAAGAACGATGAAGCCACGGCAACGGCCATCGACATAGACGGATGGCTCCATTCCGGCGACCTCGGAACCATGGACGAAGAAGGCTATGTAGAAGTAACCGGAAGGCTGAAAGACATGATAATTCGCGGGGGAGAAAATATTTATCCTCGTGAAATAGAAGAATTCCTTTACACCATGGATGGAATTCTAGATGTTCAGGTTGCCGGCGTTCCGAGCAAGAAATTCGGTGAGCAGGTGGGAGCGTTCATCATATTGAAAGACGGCGTTGAAATGGATCAGCAGGATGTTGTGGACTTCTGCCGGGGCAAGATATCCCGATACAAAATTCCAAAATACGTCACTTTCATAGATTCTTATCCGATGACGGCGAGTGGTAAAATTCAGAAATACAAATTAAGGGAAATGGCCGCAGAGCTGTACCCCGATGCATAGGAAAAAAGACATTTCTTTGAACAGAAAATGATTCACGGTGCATCCAATAAAAGCAACCGCATCAGGGAGGCGGTATGAGCAACAACCAGGCATACAAGGAAATTGCGCCCAGGCTTCAGGGCCTGCGGGACGCAATGGACATGACACTTGAGGAACTGGCCGAAAAAACCGGAGTAACGGTAGAAAAAGCCGCTCAGTATGAATCCGGGACCATGGAAATCCCCGTGAGCTACCTTATGGATGTGGCGCACATCTGCGGGGTAGGCCTTACGGTTCTTATCTCCGGTTCCGAAGCGCACCTGACCAACTACGCCCTTGTGCGCAAAGGCAAAGGGCTGGTCGTGGACCGCCGCAAGGACTACGACTACAAGAATCTGGCCTCCACTTTCGTGGGCAGACGCATGGAGCCTTTCATGGTCGAGGTGCCGTCCAAGGACGTGACGGAAATGAACTTCACCACCCACCGGGGACAGGAATTCATCTACGTGCTTGAGGGACGCCTTGAACTCAGGCTCGGCGACTCCGTCCTTGAACTTGATGAAGGCGATTCTCTGTACTTTGATTCCAACACCCCGCACGCCCTGCGAGGCCTTGGCGGCAGATCTGCACGCATGCTGGACGTCATTCTCTAGCAGGCCGTATCCGGTAGCGTCCGCCTGCGGCGAACGCACCTGCGGTCTGCGGTAAAAATCCGACTTTACTTTTGAGAACCGAACGTCAACCAACAGCAATTATCGGGATGGAATCAGACATCCCTGTGGAGATATGAAATGCAGAAGCAGAAATACACGTCATACGAAGACTTCCGTGCAGGATATAAAGCCGAGGTGCCCGACAACTACAATTTCGCTTTCGACTGTGTGGACAGATACGCCGCCGAAGATCCGTCCAGACCTGCGATGATCCACATCGGCCCGGACGGCACGCGCAGGGAAATGGATTTCGGATTCTTTTCCAAAAAATCAGCACGGCTGGCCAATGCCCTGACCAAGGCAGGAGTGGGCAAAGGTGATCGGATCATGATCATCCTCTATCGCCGCATAGACTGGTGGATATCCATGCTGGCCTGCCACAAGATCGGGGCTGTCCCTGTTCCTTCCCCCAACCTGCTGACCACCAAGGACATCGAATTCAGGGTCAATTTTGCAAAGATCAAGGGAATCATTGCCGAAGACTCGGTTGCAGATCGGGTTGAGGCCGCAAGAAAGGACTGCCCGACCCTTGAAATACTTGTTCAGGCAGGAGAAGCGGAGACTCACGAGGGATGGCTGGATTTCGAAACCATCTGCGAGGAATCATCCGATTCCTTCCCCCGGCCGGACGACTGCGCCTGCGGAGATGATTCCCTGCTCATATTCTTTTCCTCCGGCACCACCGGACCGCCGAAAATGGTCGAGCACACCCACAATTATCCGCTGGGTCACTACACCACAGGAGCCTACTGGCACGATCTGGAACCGGGCGATATCCATCTTACTCTGGCCGATACCGGCTGGGGCAAAGCCGTCTGGGGCAAATACTACGGCCAGTGGATGGCCGGGGCCGTGGTCTTCGTATGGGATTTCCGCGGAAAATTCGTACCTTCAGAGCTGCTTCAGATCATTTCCGAACACAAGGTCACGACCTTCTGCGCTCCGCCGACAGTCTTCCGTTTCATGATTCGCGAAGACCTTTCCAAGTACGACCTGTCCGCACTCAGGCACTGCACCACTGCCGGGGAACTGCTCAACGCTTCCGTTTTCGAAGCCTGGCAGGAAGCAACCGGTCTGCCCCTGTACGAAGGCTACGGACAGACGGAATCCGTACTGCAGATCGCAACTTTCCCGCACATGACACCCAAACCGGGGTCCATCGGCAAACCGTGTCCGGGATGGGACATCGCGCTTTTCGATGCTGAAGGCAACCGCTGTGCCCCCGGTGAAGAAGGACAGATCTGTGTAAAGCTCGACCCGCGCCCGGTGGGACTTTTCACCGGCTATCTGGACGAGCCTGAAAAGACCGCCAATGTCATGGTCAACGGCTACTACCAGACCGGCGACAAAGCCTGGATGGATGAAGACGGCTACTTCTGGTTTCTGGGCAGGACCGATGATCTGATCAAGAGTTCCGGATACCGCATAGGACCCTTTGAAGTGGAATCCGCGCTGATAACACACGACGCGGTAGTCGAAGCAGCCGTTACCGGCGTTCCCGACCCGGTCCGCGGACAGGCCGTAAAGGCGACTATCGTGCTGGCTGCCGGTTACGAAGGCAGCGCCGAACTGACCAAAGAGCTTCAGGATCACGTCAAGAAAGTAACTGCCCCGTACAAATACCCCAGAGTGATAGACTACGTTGACGAACTGCCCAAGACCATCAGCGGAAAAATCAAACGGGCCGAAATCCGGGCAAAAGACGAGGCCGAGGCAAAATAACCTCTGCCCCTCCAGAATAGACCGGGATACAGAAACAAACGCCCTGCCGACATATATCGGCAGGGCGTTCTCTTTTTTAACACAACAATCCCCAATGTCCGGCTACCGCTGCAGCAAACGTTCTCCGGCCTCCACTGAACGTGTCACCCAGACGTTGCCGCCAATGACCGCGCCCTGCCCTATGGTAACCCTTCCGAGGATTGTGGCCCCGGAATAGACTATGACATCATCCTCCACTATGGGATGGCGGGGTATGCCTTTGATCAGGTTGCCGGAATCGTCCTGCGGGAAGCTCTTGGCGCCGAGGGTGACACCCTGATAGAGGCGAACATTACGGCCGATGATACAGGTTTCACCTATAACCGTACCGGTCCCGTGGTCGATGAAGAAATGCTCCCCGATCCTTGCTCCGGGATGGATATCGATACCGGTCTTGGAGTGGGCCATCTCGCCGATGATGCGGGGGATGAGGTCCACTTCCAGCTTGTAAAGCTCGTGAGCAATACGATGATGAGTAAGGGCGGTTATGCTGGGGTAGCAAAAAATAGTCTCGCCGGGACTCTTTGAAGCCGGGTCGCCTATGTAGGCGGCCTGAACATCGGTAGCAAGCAGCCTGCGGATTTCCGGCAGTCTGGACATGAACTCGGAAGCAATGCGCTTTGCGTCTGCCTCGCAATCCATGCAGCGGAGTTCGTCAGCCTTGCAGAAAAAACAGTGCCCGCGCAGAACCTGCTCCACCAGAATGCGGTAGGCCACATCCAGATTTCCGCCGATGTGGTAGCGCATGGTTTCGGGCCGGATTTCGGAATCACCGAAATATCCCGGAAAAAGAACCGCCTGCAGCCTTCCCACCAACTCTCCGAGAGCCTCCAGAGAAGGCATGGGCCGGTCGTGTTCCGGCATGTGATAGACGGATTCGTATGAGTTTTCCTCGCAAAGGGCCTCGACCACATCCGTCAAAAGGGGATTCCCGATCTTGCTGACCATTGTTAGCGCACCTTAGTCCTTGAACAGCACAGTGCTCAGATAACGTTCCCCGGTATCGGGAACGATGAACACCACCAGCTTGTCTCTGTTTTCTTCCCTTTTCGCAATTTCAACAGCGGCATAAGCAGCCGCACCGGCTGAAATTCCGCACAGTATGCCTTCTTCCCGGATAAGACGCCTTGCAGTGTTCACGGCGTCATTATCCGCAACACGCACGATCTCGTCGATGATATCGGTATCCAGAACTTCAGGGACAAAACCGGCCCCGATGCCCTGAATGGCGTGGGGTCCGGGCTTTCCTCCGGACAGGACCGGAGAGCTCTCCGGCTCCACAGCAACAATCTTGATCGCAGGATTGCGCTTTTTGAGTTCCGCGCCGATACCGGTCAATGTTCCACCGGTTCCGACTCCGGCAACAAAAATATCTATTCTGCCGTCCGTATCATCCCATATTTCGTTAACGGTAATGGTTCTGTGCGCCAACGGGTTGTCAGGATTTGCAAACTGCATCGGCAGAAAGGCTTTCGGGTCCGCCCCGGCAAGCTCCTCGGCCTTTCGGACAGCACCGGCCATACCCTCCGCTGCCGGGGTGAGCACAAGCTCTGCGCCGAACCCCTTAAGCAGGTCCTTGCGTTCACGGCTCATGGATTCAGGCATGGTCAGGACCAGCTTATAGCCCTTTGCGGCGCATACAAAGGCCAGCCCGACACCGGTATTCCCGCTCGTGGG
This window harbors:
- the aspS gene encoding aspartate--tRNA ligase, giving the protein MSEQIEERDYDEYRVIESLGGWKRTHTCNDLTAANLGDQVLLMGWVQFRRDHGGLIFIDLRDREGLTQVVFSPEHSSEAHERAHAIRSEYVVAIKGQVRERPEGMRNANLKTGEIEIVVDEWKLLNTSDTPPFAIEDRIEASEMLRLKYRFLDLRRPGLAKNFILRNKAAQSVRRYLDGLGFLEVETPVLTKSTPEGARDFLVPSRLNNGEFYALPQSPQLFKQMLMVSGLDRYFQIVKCFRDEDLRADRQPEFTQIDIEMSFVDEEQVMSMAEEMVRTVFRETIGKNLPAEFPRMTYSDAMRDYGCDKPDVRFDLKLQEASDIFRGSDFKVFGGAELVKVLRVPAGAELSRKEIDEYTKFVEIYGSKGLAWIKVKEDGGWQSPIVKFFSEEECSKLKELTSCEPGDILFFQAGAADIVNAALAALRLKLGERFGLIDESEFAPLWVTDFPLLEYNPDEKRYVARHHPFTSPQEGQIDQITDKPDEALARAYDIVLNGYEVGGGSIRIHTPEMQQKMFAALGIGEEEARAKFGFLMDALKFGAPPHGGIAFGLDRLIMILCGAKSIRDVIAFPKTQKATCLMTEAPSEVASTQLRELGIRVREKKEL
- the def gene encoding peptide deformylase, which encodes MKLELVKYPAPSLKEVCERIEELTPELREIIDNMVETMYEDDGVGLAAPQVGLQKRLIVIDPSGPKERTDLQVIINPEIISSEGSIDSEESCLSCPSFRCVIKRAEKVVVTGTDLDGNELRIEADDFKAIVLQHEIDHLDGTLIVDRVGRLKRAMYDKKIKKWQKNAGE
- the fmt gene encoding methionyl-tRNA formyltransferase, whose protein sequence is MAEKRWRIVFMGTPDFASTILEYLVEWDGCEVVAAYTQPDRPCGRGQKMRPSPVKEVALKNEIPVFQPVNFKDEKDVEVLRALAPDFLVVAAYGLILPQSVLDVPAIMPLNVHASLLPKYRGAAPIHRAVANGEHATGITIMKMEAGLDTGPILVQQALGIAWDDYTGKIHDELAAMGGPLVMETLLRYENKHLIIMEQDDEIATYASKLSKEEGLIDWTKDAKAVHNQIRGMHPWPGAYFFWTPEEGKDPIRLVLTPGKPGDMESGDNAPGTIVGEFEGMLGIACADKLYLASGVKPAGKKEMDGKAFICGYMGRCS
- a CDS encoding DUF116 domain-containing protein — its product is MSIEKDSKKRLFIGLITGTCALLCFFLGLLWYVPYVGLDSFGSWATWVWGIIIFMLIMLVGWAYAGLLANVVLGRTFPFSKKARGLTVKLFLPLMTILGRIFGLSKRKIRSSFIKVNNELVLSEAGHFDPDKIMILTPHCLQSSRCDMRLTYDVDNCKRCGLCTIKGLLDLRDKYGVHFAVATGGTIARRLVVQKRPRMIIAIACERDLSSGIQDTYPLPVYGVLNERPNGPCLDTMVSLAAVEDALRRFIKEDKLPADVDKNVALTPITGR
- a CDS encoding transcription antitermination factor NusB, which produces MKKPTLPGTRGLAFECITRTLDGNADAQSVLDNILSAAGPDQRDRGFITEIFYGYLRTRIRLLSVLKCFLSRPEGLPEPVLRVLGMAAYEILHMDVPAYASVDWGVDSAKRLSRGKLGGLANAVLRKVARLADDGVDEEFFRRNTKTEAEFLSARYSCPEWIVDLWVKAYGQEQAEMYLEAQTLPPAAGFVLDTGDKKAAAVAALLMKEQDFIETDGQAFAFPSGQFPEAFKTLNRGTLFRRSYAARQALAALSPKEWPVPVWDGCSGRGGKSKFLVSQGIAPVFASDPHKGRISALKKDLADFPAFRASAIASPLANNSLGTALLDVPCSGLGVLARRPDTKFRRTPDDLASLVVLQSRILENSWRTVRTNGRLAYITCTLNPDENERQIATFLHRHKDARLLKEWTTPPDSELREFFYAALIEKI